A genomic window from Pirellulaceae bacterium includes:
- a CDS encoding VWA domain-containing protein, which translates to MKREQRPLGGVIHTYQKYDPKRFPSPTQPDPDLVSKAFEHWLMFGGQSDLTPEELARAVRLDPSQIQGLGPSIDALIAMLLERKRKILETYETHQVQTTARNNFRDLSRESNPPKRLKGRFDQAVRTEQLYQLERLWYAASDDQSPFARDLVQLIERLGEQYEIDELTSKYQFTGRRSMDVPQAIAIKEELARIDELLKQLEEAKENAQIGLVDLDALSEFAEPGDLENLQALQQMIEDYTREIAERQGLEKKDGAFQLTPQAYRMFQGRLLERIFSDLQAARTGRHQGPIDGEGAVEIPATKPYEFGDSLANIDIPQTLINAMLREGPQLPIQIKHDDIEVHRTRNTPKCATVVIMDMSGSMRYDGQYINVKRMALALDGLIRREFPGDFLQFIEMFTFAKARSAVEIIDLMPKPVTLHDPIVQLRADMSRDDISEGMIHPHFTNIQHSLQLARRLLATQDTPNRQVILITDGLPTAHFDDSWLYMLYPPDPRTEAATMREGQLCSREAITINLFLIPSWSQSKEDIRFAHRLAESTKGRVFFTAGKDLDRFVVWDYVKRKREIIG; encoded by the coding sequence ATGAAACGTGAGCAACGGCCACTCGGCGGCGTGATCCACACCTACCAAAAGTACGATCCAAAACGGTTCCCGAGTCCGACGCAACCAGATCCCGACCTCGTCTCAAAAGCGTTTGAACATTGGCTCATGTTTGGCGGTCAAAGCGATCTGACGCCTGAGGAATTGGCGAGGGCAGTTCGACTCGATCCAAGTCAAATCCAAGGATTGGGCCCGAGCATTGACGCACTTATCGCGATGCTCTTGGAACGCAAACGCAAGATTCTCGAGACCTACGAAACGCATCAGGTCCAAACGACCGCTCGCAACAATTTTCGCGATCTAAGTCGCGAATCGAATCCGCCTAAACGGTTGAAGGGCCGATTCGACCAGGCCGTCCGAACCGAGCAACTGTACCAACTGGAACGCCTTTGGTATGCAGCCTCCGACGACCAATCACCCTTTGCACGTGATCTTGTCCAGTTGATTGAACGCTTGGGAGAACAGTACGAAATCGACGAACTCACGTCGAAGTACCAGTTCACCGGACGTCGATCGATGGATGTACCTCAAGCGATAGCCATCAAAGAGGAGTTAGCCCGAATTGACGAGTTGCTTAAGCAGCTCGAAGAGGCAAAGGAAAACGCACAAATTGGCCTGGTTGACCTGGATGCTTTGTCCGAATTCGCCGAACCGGGGGATCTCGAAAACCTGCAAGCTCTGCAACAAATGATTGAGGACTACACGCGTGAAATCGCCGAACGTCAAGGATTAGAAAAAAAGGACGGTGCCTTTCAACTGACTCCCCAGGCCTACCGCATGTTCCAAGGCCGCTTATTGGAACGCATCTTCAGCGACCTTCAAGCGGCTCGTACAGGGCGACACCAAGGCCCAATCGACGGCGAGGGAGCGGTTGAAATCCCCGCCACCAAACCTTACGAATTTGGCGACTCGCTCGCCAACATCGACATTCCTCAAACCCTCATCAATGCCATGCTGCGGGAGGGCCCTCAACTGCCGATTCAGATCAAACATGACGATATCGAGGTCCATCGCACCCGAAATACGCCAAAGTGCGCGACCGTGGTGATCATGGATATGAGTGGATCGATGCGGTACGACGGTCAGTATATCAACGTAAAACGCATGGCATTGGCACTGGACGGGCTCATTCGCCGGGAGTTCCCCGGAGATTTCCTTCAGTTCATCGAAATGTTCACGTTCGCCAAAGCCCGATCGGCTGTCGAGATCATTGATTTAATGCCCAAGCCGGTCACCCTTCATGACCCCATTGTGCAATTACGAGCCGATATGAGTCGGGATGATATTTCAGAAGGCATGATTCACCCTCACTTCACTAACATTCAGCACAGCTTACAGTTAGCCCGACGCCTCTTGGCAACTCAAGACACGCCCAATCGACAGGTCATCCTGATCACCGACGGGCTACCCACCGCACATTTTGATGACTCCTGGCTCTATATGCTCTATCCACCGGATCCACGCACCGAAGCCGCGACGATGCGTGAAGGACAACTATGTTCTCGGGAAGCGATCACCATCAATCTGTTTCTGATCCCCAGTTGGTCCCAATCAAAGGAAGATATTCGATTTGCACATCGGCTCGCTGAAAGCACGAAAGGAAGAGTGTTCTTCACAGCAGGGAAAGACCTCGATCGTTTCGTCGTCTGGGACTACGTGAAGCGAAAGCGGGAAATCATCGGCTGA
- a CDS encoding magnesium chelatase gives MSVISQRATNLQELRESGWQSKSIKREIYDNFIDQLATGEDLFPGILGYTDTVVPEINLGLIANHDMLFLGEKGQAKSRLMRNLVRFLDPHIPYLDIPQAPLHEDPYCPLSQIARQFILDHDEESVPIAWWAREDRYAERLAPGTKFADIIGEIDPAKLAGGASMSTEEALHFGLIPRMHRAIFAINELPELDELVQVGLFNILEERDVQIRGYPVRFDIDILILFSANPSTYNRSGKVIPQLKDRIGSIIHTHYPRERQLGVQIIEQESGMDLEGPYPVTVPYFMKEIVEQITIQARHSKYIDQQSGVSARFSIANYRTMIASARQRGVVLDERPAVPRISDLGHLYSSALGKLELDLMGSSQMSERQVLDAVTAEAIRVVFEEYVDRHGLEEIAAIFSKGVRIEVGDMLPSSHYAEMLQRVPPVWTKAFEVNAAEDTAVRASCVEFVLAGLYATERISRSQHHGRISYET, from the coding sequence ATGTCAGTAATCAGTCAACGAGCAACCAATCTCCAAGAATTGCGTGAGAGCGGATGGCAGTCGAAATCCATCAAGCGGGAGATTTATGACAACTTCATCGATCAATTGGCAACAGGAGAAGATCTGTTTCCGGGGATTCTGGGCTACACAGACACCGTGGTGCCAGAAATCAACCTCGGACTGATCGCGAATCACGACATGTTGTTCTTGGGCGAAAAAGGGCAGGCCAAAAGTCGCCTGATGCGAAATTTGGTTCGGTTTCTCGACCCTCACATTCCCTACCTCGATATCCCCCAGGCGCCACTTCACGAAGATCCTTACTGTCCGCTCAGCCAAATTGCACGTCAATTTATCCTCGATCACGATGAAGAGTCGGTTCCGATCGCTTGGTGGGCCAGGGAAGACCGCTATGCAGAACGTCTGGCGCCGGGGACGAAGTTTGCGGACATCATCGGTGAGATTGATCCAGCCAAATTGGCGGGCGGCGCTAGTATGTCGACCGAAGAGGCGTTGCATTTTGGACTGATTCCGAGGATGCATCGAGCGATCTTTGCGATCAACGAACTCCCTGAACTCGACGAACTGGTTCAAGTGGGACTATTCAACATCCTCGAGGAACGCGACGTGCAAATTCGAGGTTACCCCGTCCGTTTTGACATTGATATCTTGATTTTGTTTTCCGCAAACCCGTCCACCTACAATCGCAGTGGAAAAGTCATTCCTCAGCTGAAAGATCGAATTGGCTCAATTATTCACACGCATTATCCGCGCGAGAGACAACTCGGCGTTCAGATCATAGAGCAAGAATCCGGAATGGATCTCGAGGGTCCCTACCCGGTGACGGTACCGTATTTCATGAAGGAAATTGTCGAGCAGATCACCATTCAAGCGAGACACTCGAAATACATCGACCAACAATCGGGAGTCAGCGCCAGATTCTCGATTGCCAACTATCGGACGATGATCGCCAGCGCTCGTCAACGGGGTGTCGTACTGGACGAACGACCAGCAGTACCGCGAATCAGTGATCTGGGGCACCTCTACTCGTCCGCTCTAGGAAAACTGGAACTCGACTTAATGGGCAGTAGCCAGATGAGCGAGCGACAAGTTCTCGATGCAGTCACGGCCGAGGCGATTCGAGTCGTCTTCGAAGAATATGTTGATCGACACGGACTGGAGGAGATTGCCGCCATCTTTTCCAAAGGCGTCCGAATTGAGGTAGGTGACATGCTGCCCTCGTCTCACTATGCGGAGATGCTGCAGCGCGTTCCTCCGGTTTGGACAAAAGCGTTCGAGGTGAACGCAGCCGAGGATACGGCCGTTCGAGCGTCTTGTGTTGAATTCGTGTTGGCAGGACTGTACGCCACCGAACGGATCTCTCGCTCCCAACACCATGGACGAATTTCCTATGAAACGTGA
- the ilvD gene encoding dihydroxy-acid dehydratase, protein MSGDLNKYSCRITQPKSQGASQAMLYGTGMTEDDMQKPQVGIASIWYEGNTCNMHLLNLAKRIKEGVTDAGLVGFRFNTVGVSDGISMGTDGMSYSLQSRDLIADSIETVVGGQWYDACVTVPGCDKNMPGCIMALGRLNRPGLMVYGGTIRAGIWNEQKLDIVSAFQSYGEYLAGSIDEETRQKIVRHSCPGAGACGGMYTANTMASAIEAMGMSLPYSGSIPAEDPAKQDECLSVGKVIHNLLEKDIKPRDIMTRAAFENGMVMIMALGGSTNAVLHLIAMARAVDVELGIDDFQAVSDRIPFLADLKPSGQFVQEDLHSVGGTPGVMKYLLEKGLLDGDCLTVTGKSLGDNLEPLPGLSSSQIIVHSIDNPIKTTGHIQILKGNLAPEGAVAKITGKEGLKFSGRANVFDSEEQMLEALEKNLILKGDVVIIRYEGPQGGPGMPEMLTPTSAIMGAGLGKDVALMTDGRFSGGSHGFIVGHVTPEAQVGGPIALVKTGDQVTIDAENRRIDFDVSNEEVQQRRKAWQAPKLKATRGTLFKYIKNVKSASEGCVTDE, encoded by the coding sequence ATGAGCGGCGATCTCAACAAGTATAGTTGCCGAATCACACAGCCCAAAAGCCAAGGTGCTTCCCAAGCCATGCTGTACGGCACGGGCATGACCGAAGACGACATGCAAAAACCGCAAGTCGGAATTGCGAGCATTTGGTACGAGGGAAACACGTGCAACATGCACTTGTTGAATCTAGCGAAACGCATCAAGGAAGGGGTGACCGACGCCGGACTCGTCGGTTTTCGATTTAACACGGTTGGCGTCAGTGACGGTATTTCGATGGGCACCGACGGGATGAGCTATTCGTTGCAATCCCGCGACTTGATTGCCGATTCGATCGAAACCGTCGTTGGTGGTCAGTGGTACGATGCCTGCGTAACCGTTCCCGGCTGTGACAAGAACATGCCCGGCTGCATTATGGCTCTCGGTCGTTTGAACCGTCCTGGACTGATGGTTTACGGGGGTACAATTCGCGCTGGAATCTGGAACGAACAAAAACTGGACATCGTTTCAGCCTTCCAAAGCTATGGTGAATATCTGGCCGGCAGCATTGACGAGGAAACTCGCCAAAAAATCGTCCGTCATTCTTGCCCCGGTGCCGGAGCCTGTGGTGGCATGTACACGGCAAACACAATGGCCAGCGCGATTGAGGCCATGGGAATGTCGCTTCCTTACAGCGGTTCGATTCCTGCCGAGGACCCTGCCAAGCAAGATGAATGCCTGAGCGTTGGAAAAGTCATTCACAATTTGCTGGAAAAGGATATCAAGCCGCGAGACATCATGACTCGCGCGGCGTTCGAGAACGGGATGGTCATGATCATGGCCCTGGGAGGATCGACCAATGCGGTCCTGCATCTGATCGCCATGGCACGAGCCGTCGACGTTGAGCTTGGAATTGATGACTTTCAAGCAGTTAGCGATCGAATCCCCTTCCTCGCCGATTTGAAGCCAAGTGGCCAGTTCGTCCAGGAGGATCTACATTCGGTCGGTGGCACCCCGGGAGTCATGAAGTATTTGCTCGAAAAAGGGCTGCTCGATGGCGATTGCCTTACCGTGACTGGAAAGTCATTAGGCGACAATCTCGAACCACTGCCCGGTCTTTCCTCCAGCCAGATCATTGTCCATTCGATCGACAATCCCATCAAAACCACCGGCCATATCCAGATTCTCAAAGGCAACCTGGCGCCCGAAGGTGCAGTCGCCAAGATAACGGGGAAAGAGGGACTTAAATTTTCAGGGCGAGCCAATGTGTTTGATTCGGAAGAGCAGATGCTCGAGGCGCTCGAAAAAAATCTGATCCTTAAAGGCGACGTAGTGATCATTCGCTATGAGGGCCCCCAAGGCGGACCAGGAATGCCCGAAATGTTGACGCCCACCTCGGCCATCATGGGTGCTGGTCTTGGCAAAGATGTGGCCCTCATGACGGACGGTCGCTTTTCGGGAGGTTCTCACGGTTTTATTGTCGGGCACGTCACTCCTGAGGCTCAAGTCGGTGGGCCAATCGCGTTGGTAAAAACCGGAGATCAAGTGACCATCGATGCTGAAAACCGACGCATTGACTTCGACGTCAGTAACGAAGAAGTTCAACAGCGACGAAAAGCTTGGCAAGCTCCCAAATTGAAAGCCACGCGAGGAACCCTGTTCAAGTACATCAAAAACGTCAAATCGGCTTCTGAAGGCTGCGTTACCGACGAATAG
- a CDS encoding DUF1080 domain-containing protein gives MKCRMMVLVICLTCLLGTPVKSQESKSLFDGKSLQGWEGNPEMFRVQDGAIVAGTLKQPIPQNEFLCTKQTFGDFELRLKVKALGDGVNAGIQFRTRRIPNHHEVIGYQADVGGMWWGKLYDESRRRKTLAGPADTVDMKQVVRRGDWNEYVVRCEGPRVQMWLNGTQTVDYVEPDGKIARQGVIAVQIHGGPPSEAWYKDIRISPLNP, from the coding sequence ATGAAATGCCGAATGATGGTGCTGGTGATTTGCCTGACTTGTTTGTTGGGTACCCCTGTCAAAAGTCAGGAATCAAAGTCCCTGTTTGACGGAAAGAGTTTGCAGGGATGGGAGGGCAATCCGGAAATGTTTCGGGTTCAAGACGGTGCGATTGTGGCCGGAACGCTGAAGCAGCCCATTCCGCAAAATGAATTTCTCTGCACCAAACAAACTTTCGGTGACTTTGAGTTGAGGTTGAAGGTGAAGGCACTTGGTGACGGTGTCAATGCGGGGATCCAGTTTCGAACACGCCGCATTCCCAACCATCATGAAGTGATCGGCTATCAGGCTGATGTGGGGGGGATGTGGTGGGGCAAGCTCTATGACGAATCACGTCGTCGAAAAACCTTGGCCGGTCCGGCCGATACGGTCGACATGAAGCAGGTCGTTCGTCGAGGAGACTGGAACGAATACGTAGTGCGATGTGAGGGGCCACGTGTTCAAATGTGGCTGAATGGGACTCAAACGGTTGACTACGTTGAACCCGATGGAAAGATTGCACGCCAAGGTGTTATTGCGGTGCAAATTCACGGGGGACCGCCGTCAGAAGCCTGGTACAAAGACATTCGCATCTCGCCATTGAATCCATAG
- a CDS encoding HAD family phosphatase yields MSSPPEPNSQRLAKSGRPPRAIYFDLGNVLLTFDHLRACEQMALVAGVSKDQVHDCLFESHGLQLAYERGDLTSEDFCERFRRQLDVVVEDEALLLAASDMFALNSSMIPVVTQLEICGYDLGILSNTCKAHWDFVTDGKYDFFDLFQGPTVLSYEVRSMKPAPEIYQAAIESVDCEPREIFFMDDKLENVEGARAAGLDAVIFTTAEQLVEELARRGVELNA; encoded by the coding sequence ATGAGTTCCCCACCAGAACCGAATTCTCAACGTCTGGCTAAATCGGGCCGTCCGCCTCGAGCGATCTATTTTGATCTGGGCAATGTTTTACTCACCTTTGATCACTTGCGGGCCTGTGAGCAAATGGCCCTTGTAGCCGGAGTGTCGAAGGATCAAGTCCATGACTGTTTGTTTGAGAGTCATGGTCTGCAATTAGCGTACGAGCGAGGCGATCTGACCAGTGAAGATTTTTGTGAGCGATTTCGGCGGCAGCTCGATGTTGTTGTTGAAGACGAAGCCTTGTTACTGGCTGCCAGCGATATGTTCGCTCTGAATTCTTCGATGATTCCTGTCGTCACCCAGCTTGAAATTTGCGGATATGATTTGGGGATCCTTTCGAATACTTGCAAGGCTCACTGGGATTTTGTCACCGATGGCAAGTATGATTTCTTCGATCTGTTTCAAGGCCCGACCGTACTCAGTTACGAAGTTCGCTCGATGAAGCCCGCTCCGGAGATCTATCAAGCAGCGATTGAGTCTGTGGATTGTGAGCCGAGAGAAATCTTTTTTATGGATGACAAACTGGAGAACGTCGAGGGCGCCCGTGCCGCTGGGTTGGATGCGGTGATTTTCACCACAGCTGAGCAATTGGTCGAGGAACTTGCCAGACGGGGCGTTGAGCTCAACGCTTGA